GGATGCTTCTTTGGCCTGGAAGAAGATATCAGGATTCTGTGCAGTACCTCTTATCTTTGGAGCTTCCGGATTTAGCGCATTATTCCTGAAAGCATTCAGAGCTTCGTAATCAACAAGCTTTGCGAAATCATCATAATCAATAACTTCAATTTTCTGAATTTCATGGGAAGTTCTGAATCCGTCAAAGAAGTGTAAGAAAGGAACTCTTCCTTTAATTGCACTCAAATGTGCAACGCCGCCTAAATCCATAACTTCTTGCGGATTAGATGAAGCCAACAGGGCAAAGCCTGTCTGACGGCATGCCATAACGTCTGAGTGATCTCCAAAAATTGAAAGCGCATGTCCTGCTATTGCACGTGCAGATACATGGAATACACCCGGAAGTAATTCACCGGCTATTTTGTACATATTCGGGATCATCAATAAAAGTCCCTGAGATGCTGTGAAAGTGGTTGTAAGAGCTCCTGCTGCCAATGAACCATGAACTGCTCCTGCAGCACCGGCTTCAGACTGCATTTCTACTACTCTTACTTCTTGTCCGAAAATATTTTTTCTACCATGAGCAGACCATTGGTCAATATTTTCTGCCATGTTAGATGACGGAGTAATCGGATAAATAGCTGCTACTTCTGTAAAAGCATATGCGACATGAGAAGCGGCAGTGTTTCCATCCATTGTTTTCATTACTTTACTCATACTTTTTGCCCCCCTAATTGTTTATTCCGTCTAAAGCACCTTAATAAGCGCTATGTTCTAGATAAAAATGCATTTGCATATTGTATACACAGATATTATATCATATATTGGCGTAAAATGAACTATTTTTTTTCTACGGTTTAACAATTATGGATATGGTTAAAATTTATATATAACAACAGCAAAAATTAAAACATGGAAACATAGTTATTCATTTACGTTGTTAAAATTAAAGTTTATAATAGGAGTGATGACAGAAAAAAAGCTTTCAAAGATAAACCTTGAAAGCTTTTGGTGCGAGAAACAGGACTTGAACCTGCATGTCCTTGCGAACACTAGAACCTGAATCTAGCGCGTCTGCCAATTCCGCCATTCTCGCAAAACCAAGTGCATAACATATTGTACTAGAAAGTAAGAAAAATTTCAAGTATTATTTTTTTTGTACAATTAAAATTAAGGCAGTATTATTTATTTAATATTATATTAAATTATATAAAAGATTATTGTAAGGGAGGAACCTTATTGAACAACAAACTAGCTGAATTTAAAAACCAAATTAAAGATAAAAAAGTTGCTATACTGGGAATCGGAATAAGTAACACACCTTTGGCAAAATATCTGAATAGTATCGGAGTAAAAGATATAACCGTATTTGACAGAGCTGACAGAAACAAACTGGAACCTACTCTTAAGAATCTGGAAGGTTTAAATATCAGATATAGTCTGGGAGAGAACTACCTGGATCAGTTAAAGGGCTTTGATATTATTTTCAAAACGCCGGTGGTAAGGTTTGACATACCAGAGCTTGTCCGTGAGAGAGAGCGGGGTGCAGTAATAACATCAGAGATGGAAGTGTTTCTTGAACTCTGCCCGGCCCAGGTATTTGGTGTTACAGGTAGCGATGGAAAGACCACGACGACTACCCTTATATATAATATTTTAAAGCAAAAGGGATATAATTGCTGGCTGGGTGGAAATATAGGAACTCCGCTGCTTGATAAAATTGACGAAATAAGGGAAACTGACAAGGTAGTCCTTGAACTTAGCAGTTTTCAGCTTCATACCATGAAATCAAGTCCGGATGTATCGGTGGTTACTAATGTATCTCCCAATCATCTTGATGTACATAAGTCAATGGAAGAATATACAGATGCCAAGAAAAATATTTTCAGGTACCAGACTTCAGCAGACAGATTAGTGGTTAATTATGACAATGAGATTACCAGGAAGTTCGCAGACGATGCAAAAGGTAAAACTGTGTTTTTCAGTAGCAGTAATACACTGAAAGAGGGAGCGTTCCTAAAAGACGGATATATTGTTTATAGAGATTCAGACAGTGAAAAATATATTGTTGATATAGAGAGCATACTGCTTCCTGGTATGCACAATGTTGAGAATTACCTGGCTGCCACTGCTGCTGTAATAGACTATGTGGAGCCTGGTGATATTGAAAAGGTAGCCAAAACATTCAAGGGCGTTGAGCATAGAATGGAACTTGTAAGGGAAGTGGGAGGTGTAAAGTTCTATAATGACTCTATAGGATCCAGCCCATCAAGAACAATTGCCGGATTAAAGGCTTTCAAACAAAAAGTTATATTAATTGCAGGAGGATATGACAAAAACATTTCTTACGAAGACATGGGCACAATTATTGTGGATAAAGTGAAGAAGCTTATTCTTCTGGGACCCACCGCACCTAAAATTGCAGCTGCTCTGGAAAATGAAATTAAAAGAACCGGTAAAGGTTCAGATATTCCCGTGATTTTTTGCAAGACTTATGAAGAAGCTGTAGAAAATTCTTACAGGGATACGGTTAAGGGAGATATTGTTGTGCTTTCTCCGGCAAGTGCAAGTTTTGATATGTTTAAGAATTTTGAAGAAAGAGGAAATAAGTTCAAGGAACTGGTAAATATGTTGTAATTGGATAAAGATTTGAATTGTTTTTTTAAATATTTGTAAATGCTATATTATCAGTTTAAAGAATGGAGGGATTCTGTGGAACAGGTGGATTTGTTGAAAGAATTGACACAACGTAATGCTGTTACAGGCTATGAAGAAGAAATGACACTGTTTATTAAAGATATTTTTCAGAAATACTGCCACATTGTTGAAGTTGATAAGTTTTATAACGTAACAGGTCTAATAAAAGGTAAAGGTAACAACAATAAAAAGATAATGGTTACAGCTCATATAGATGAAGTTGCTTTGATCGTAACAAGCATAGATGACAAAGGGTTTATTAAAATTTCAGGATTAAACGGGGTTGATCCCAAAATTCTTCTTGGGCAGGAAGTAATTATACATGGTAAAAAAGAAGTATACGGTGTTATAGGAGCAAAACCGCCTCATCTGTTAAATTCTGAGGAAAGAAAAAAAGCCGTTAAAATGAAAGATTTATGCATTGATACTGGATTAAAGGCTGATAAAGTAAAGGAATATGTATCTGTAGGAGATATGGTAACTTTTTATACTAGTCCTCTTTTGCTAGAAAAAAATAAAATCAGCTCAAAGACTCTGGATAACCGTTGCGGGGTTGCCGCACTTCTGGAAGCAATGAAAGAGATAGTTTCTATGAAACATGATTCAGATATTTACTTTATTACTACCACTCAGGAGGAGTTCAGCATGGCAGGAGCAGTATCTGCAGCATATAATATTGAACCTCATTTGGCTATTGTAATAGATGCAACTCATGGGGAAACTCCCGACACTTCAAAGGATAATTCCTTCGCACTTGGGAAAGGTCCTGTAATTGCAGTGGGACCAAATATGCACAAAAAAGCTACAAAGAAGCTTATTGATACTGCCAAAGCTGAAAACATTCCTTATAACACAGAAGTATTATCCGGGGACTCAGGAACAGAAGCATGGGGTATACAGGTTTCCCGGAACGGAATACCTGTAGTTCTTGTTTCAATACCTGTAAGATATATGCATACAGCGGTAGAAACCGCCCATTTGGATGATATAAGGAATACCGGAAAGCTTGTGGCCAGATTTATTTTATCTGCGGAAAAAGAAATGGAGGCGGTTTTGTGTCTATAGAAGATGTTTTAGTACATATCAAAAATCTAACTGAGTTAGCAGGTGTGTCAGGCAGCGAAGACAATGTCAGAGCTTATATTAAAGAAAAAATAAGGCAGTATGTTGACAATATTACGGTTGATTCCATTGGTAACCTGATTGCATACAAGAAAGGCCGTTCTTCAAAATTAAAGGTGATGCTGGCAGCACATATGGATGAAGTTGGCTTTTTGGTATCAGGATATACCGATGCAGGATATATAAAGTTTAAAAAAGTCGGGGGGATTGATGACAGGATTCTCCCAGGCAAAAGAGTTCTTTTAGGTGATAAAAAAATTCCGGGAGTTATTGGCTCAAAAGCTATCCATATGCAAAATGATGATGAGTTTGAATCTAATGTTAAACTGGAAAAAATGTATATAGATATAGGCTGTGATAAGAAAGATGAAGCAGAAGCACTTGCTCCTCTAGGAGAATATATAGTGTTTAATACACAGTATTCAGAACTGGAAGGGGATAGTATTAAAGCCAAGGCTTTGGATGACAGGGCTGGTTGTGCAGTAATTATGGAATTGCTGAAAAATACTTATGATTTTGATTTATATGGCTGCTTTACCGTACAGGAAGAAGTAGGCTTAAGAGGCGCAGAGGTAGCAGCTTATGCAGTTAACCCGGATATCGCAGTCATTATAGAATCAACTACCTGCTCCGATGTTTCTGATGTTGAAGAATATGATTATTCAACTATTTACGGAGAAGGAGCCGCCATTAGCTTAATGGATAAAACCACTTTATATGACCGGAATCTAGTAGATTTTATTTATAATATTGCAATAAAAAACAACATTAAAGTCCAGCTAAAAAAGACTGTATCTGGAGGAAATGATGCAGGACCTATACAACGTACACGAGAAGGTGTAAAAGTTGCCACTATTTCCATTCCTTGCAGATATATACATTCACCTGTTTCCCTGATAAACAAGAATGACCTTTTTAGCTGCCTTAATATAATGAAATTATTTCTTAAACAAATCAAGGACTGTCCGGGACTGAAGTAATGCAGAAGCAAGGGCGAAGCAAGGGGACGGTTCTCGTGCTTCGATGGAAGCAAGGGGACGGTTCTCGTGCTTCCAAAGGACAAACAGATGAAGGAGTATCTTGATTGAACGATACAAAAAATGGAGGGTAAAGATATGTTGGATTTGTTGAAAAGGCTGGTTGACGCTTTTGGTGTTTCAGGCAACGAAACTCAGATAAGAAAAGTTATAGAGGATGAAATTAAGGATTTAGTTGATGAAGTAAGAACAGATGTTATGGGGAATCTCATTGCCGTAAAAAAAGGAAGGGGCAAAAAAATAATGGTAGCTGCCCATATGGATGAAATTGGAGTTATTGCAACTCATATTGACGATAAAGGTTTTATAAGGTTTTCCAACGTGGGCGGACTATGGCCTTATACTTTATTAGCCCAGAAGGTGAGATTTTCTAACGGAGTAGTTGGCTCTGTATATTATGAAAAGAAATTAGAAGATATAAAGAAGCTAAAATTATCTAATATGTATATTGATATCGGTGCAGGAAACAAGGAAGAAGCTGATAAAAAAATTAGAATAGGAGATACAGCATGTTTTGTCGGGGAAACTATACAAGCAGATGACATGGTGATTTCCAAAAGCTTGGATAACAGAAGTGGTTGTGCGGTTGTTATTGAGGCAATAAAGAATATGCCCGAAACAGAGAATGAAATATATTATGTATTTACAAGCCAGGAGGAAGTAGGCTTAAGAGGCGCTAAGACAGCCGCTTACCAATTGAAACCTGATATGGCTATTGCAATTGATGTAACCGCTACTGGTGATACGCCGGAAAGTCCGGTAATGGAAGTAAAATGTGGATCAGGGCCGGCAATCAAAGTTAAGGACAGCTCAGTTATATCCCATCCTAAGGTTAGGAAGCTTCTTGAAGAATGTGCAAAAGAAATAAATATTCCATACCAGCTTGAGGTTTTAAGCGGCGGGGGAACTGATATAGGCTCTATACATGTATCTGTTGGAGGAGTTCCTTCCGGGGCAATTTCCATACCTTGCAGATATATACATACTCCTGTGGAAATGGTAAGCCTTAAAGATCTTGAATATGCTGTAAAACTGCTGGTAAAAGCACTTTGTAACAAAGAATAAACATTCCCGGAAGCGGGAGAACCGTCCCCTTGCTTCTGCCACCGGAAGCAGGAGAACCGTCCCCTTGCTTCTGGGTAATTAAGGAGGGGGTCCCATGAAAATCACATTTTTGGGAGCTGCAAGAACCGTTACCGGCTCATGTTTTTATATAGAAACCAAGGATAATAAATTTTTAGTTGATTGTGGCTTTTTCCAGGGTTATAAAGATGGTAACTTAA
Above is a genomic segment from Clostridiaceae bacterium containing:
- a CDS encoding UDP-N-acetylmuramoyl-L-alanine--D-glutamate ligase, yielding MNNKLAEFKNQIKDKKVAILGIGISNTPLAKYLNSIGVKDITVFDRADRNKLEPTLKNLEGLNIRYSLGENYLDQLKGFDIIFKTPVVRFDIPELVRERERGAVITSEMEVFLELCPAQVFGVTGSDGKTTTTTLIYNILKQKGYNCWLGGNIGTPLLDKIDEIRETDKVVLELSSFQLHTMKSSPDVSVVTNVSPNHLDVHKSMEEYTDAKKNIFRYQTSADRLVVNYDNEITRKFADDAKGKTVFFSSSNTLKEGAFLKDGYIVYRDSDSEKYIVDIESILLPGMHNVENYLAATAAVIDYVEPGDIEKVAKTFKGVEHRMELVREVGGVKFYNDSIGSSPSRTIAGLKAFKQKVILIAGGYDKNISYEDMGTIIVDKVKKLILLGPTAPKIAAALENEIKRTGKGSDIPVIFCKTYEEAVENSYRDTVKGDIVVLSPASASFDMFKNFEERGNKFKELVNML
- a CDS encoding M42 family metallopeptidase, giving the protein MEQVDLLKELTQRNAVTGYEEEMTLFIKDIFQKYCHIVEVDKFYNVTGLIKGKGNNNKKIMVTAHIDEVALIVTSIDDKGFIKISGLNGVDPKILLGQEVIIHGKKEVYGVIGAKPPHLLNSEERKKAVKMKDLCIDTGLKADKVKEYVSVGDMVTFYTSPLLLEKNKISSKTLDNRCGVAALLEAMKEIVSMKHDSDIYFITTTQEEFSMAGAVSAAYNIEPHLAIVIDATHGETPDTSKDNSFALGKGPVIAVGPNMHKKATKKLIDTAKAENIPYNTEVLSGDSGTEAWGIQVSRNGIPVVLVSIPVRYMHTAVETAHLDDIRNTGKLVARFILSAEKEMEAVLCL
- a CDS encoding M42 family metallopeptidase, producing MLDLLKRLVDAFGVSGNETQIRKVIEDEIKDLVDEVRTDVMGNLIAVKKGRGKKIMVAAHMDEIGVIATHIDDKGFIRFSNVGGLWPYTLLAQKVRFSNGVVGSVYYEKKLEDIKKLKLSNMYIDIGAGNKEEADKKIRIGDTACFVGETIQADDMVISKSLDNRSGCAVVIEAIKNMPETENEIYYVFTSQEEVGLRGAKTAAYQLKPDMAIAIDVTATGDTPESPVMEVKCGSGPAIKVKDSSVISHPKVRKLLEECAKEINIPYQLEVLSGGGTDIGSIHVSVGGVPSGAISIPCRYIHTPVEMVSLKDLEYAVKLLVKALCNKE
- a CDS encoding M42 family metallopeptidase — translated: MEDVLVHIKNLTELAGVSGSEDNVRAYIKEKIRQYVDNITVDSIGNLIAYKKGRSSKLKVMLAAHMDEVGFLVSGYTDAGYIKFKKVGGIDDRILPGKRVLLGDKKIPGVIGSKAIHMQNDDEFESNVKLEKMYIDIGCDKKDEAEALAPLGEYIVFNTQYSELEGDSIKAKALDDRAGCAVIMELLKNTYDFDLYGCFTVQEEVGLRGAEVAAYAVNPDIAVIIESTTCSDVSDVEEYDYSTIYGEGAAISLMDKTTLYDRNLVDFIYNIAIKNNIKVQLKKTVSGGNDAGPIQRTREGVKVATISIPCRYIHSPVSLINKNDLFSCLNIMKLFLKQIKDCPGLK